The sequence CGCGAGGCCGTCGTTGATACCGGATTCGACGTTGAGTAGATGCCGCAGTCGGCTCGGAACGCCCACGTTGCCGACCAGGGCGGCGGCGAACACCGGGTCGGTAGGGGCGAGGACCGCCCCGATCAGCAGTGACTCCGGCCAGTCGAGACCGGCCACGTAGTGAGCCAACACGGCGGTGATCCCCAGGGTCAGCGGCAGTCCCCAGCCGAGCGCCCGCCCGGGGAGCCGCCACGCGGAGCGCAGGTCGGCGAAGCCGACCCGCATGCCGTCGGTGAAGAGCACGGCGAAGAGCGCCAGCTCGGCGAGGGTGGCGACGATCTCGCTGTCGGCGGTGATCTCCAGGACACCGGTGGTATCCGGACCGAGGAGGATGCCGGCCAGGAGGAAGAGCACGGCGGTGGAGAGGATGCTGCGGTGCGCGAGGCTGGACAACAGGACGGCCAGCAGCAGCACGGCTGCGAAGGCGAGAAGCAGCACCGGGGCCTCCGGGTCGGTCGAAACCACGTCGTCGCCGACCAGACTTCCGGGAGGCCGCCATGATCGTACGGATTCGCCGTAATGGGGTGATCGTGACCGCTCCGCGGACAGTTGTGTCCGGAAGATGGGACGGGGCGGGTGTGGCATCCGGTGCCTACCGGGCGTGCCAGACTGGCCGTTGTGTTGCGCTGGTTGACTGCAGGGGAATCACACGGTCCCGCCCTCGTCGCGTTGCTCGAGGGGGTGCCGGCCGGTGTCGAGGTGACCACCGAGGAGATCGCCGGTGAACTGGCCCGGCGTCGACTCGGCTATGGCCGTGGCGCCCGGATGGCCTTCGAGCAGGACGAGATCGAGATCATCGGGGGTCTGCGGCACGGGGTGACCCTGGGCAGTCCGGTGGCGATCCGGGTCGGCAACTCCGAGTGGCCCAAGTGGCGCACGGTGATGGCCCCCGACCCGGTCGACTCGACGGAGCTGGCCGGGCAGGCCCGCAACGCGCCGTTGACCCGTCCTCGACCGGGGCACGCCGACCTGGCCGGCATGCAGAAGTACGGGCACACCGATGCCCGCCCGATCCTCGAGCGGGCCAGCGCCCGGGAGACGGCTGCCCGGGTCGCCGTCGGTACCGTCGCCAAGGCCCTGCTCCGGCAGGCACTCGGCATCGAGGTCGTCTCGCACGTCGTGGAGCTGGGGACGGTCGCCACGAAGCCGGGGCTGCGACCCAGCCCGGCCGACGGCGACCGGATCGATGCGGACCCGCTGCGCTGTCTGGACCCGGAGGCGAGCGTCCGGATGGTCGCCGAGGTTGACGCGGCGAAGAAGGATGCCGACACGCTCGGCGGCGTGGTCGAGGTGCTGGCGTACGGGGTGCCCCCGGGGCTGGGCAGCCACGTGCAGTGGGATCGGAAGCTGGACGCCCGGCTGGCCACCGCGCTGATGTCCATCCAGGCGATCAAGGGGGTCGAGATCGGCGACGGCTGGCAGCAGGCGCGTTCCCGGGGCTCGGTCGCGCACGACGAGATCATCCCCACCGCCACCGGTGTCCGGCGAGTCACCGACCGGGCCGGCGGCCTGGAGGGGGGCATCACCACCGGTGAGCCGCTGCGGGTGCGGGCCGCGATGAAGCCGATCTCCTCACTCAACCGCGCGCTGTCAACAGTGGATATCACCTCCGGTGAGCCTGCCACGGCGATCAACCAGCGCTCGGACGTGTGCGCGGTACCGGCCGCGGGGGTCGTCGCCGAGGCGATGGTGGCGCTGGTGCTGGCCGAGGCGGCGGTGGAGAAGTTCGGCGGCGACTCGGTGGTCGAGCAGCGCCGAAACCTCGCCGGCTACCTCGACGCGCTGGTTGTCCGCTGATGGCGCCGGTCTGCGTCCTGGTCGGTGCACCTGGCTCGGGTAAGACCACCGTCGGGCGAGCGCTCGCCGAGTTGCTCGGAGTGGAGTTCCGGGACACCGATCTCGACATCGAGGCGACGGTGGGCAAGCCGATCTCGGAGATCTTCATTGACGAGGGGGAGGCGCATTTCCGTACCCTCGAACGGGCGGCGGTGGCGACGGCGCTCGCCACCACCGCCGGCGTGCTCGCCCTCGGCGGTGGTGCGGTGCTCGCCGAGGAGACCCGGTCCGCGCTGGTTGGCCACACCGTCGTGCACCTGTCGGTGGAGCTGCCCGACGCGGTACGCCGGGTCGGGCTCGGTGCGGGGCGACCCCTGCTCGCGGTCAACCCCCGTGCCACCCTCAAGTATCTGTTGGAGCAGCGCCGGCCGCACTACGCGGCGGTGGCGACGGCGACGGTCGTGACCGACGGCCGGACGCCGGAGCAGCTCGCGGTCGAGGTCGCCGCGCTGCTCCCCTCCTGACGGGGGCCGGGGGCCGGGGGCCGGGGGCCGGCCGGGCGGTCACGGTTCCGGGCCCCGGGACGGGGCTACCGTCGCCGCCACCGGCACGGCCGGCTCAGCTAGGCTGCGCGCGATGGACAAGACAACCCGAATCGCGGTTGGTGGTGACCGACCGTACGACGTGTTGGTGGGGCGGGACCTGCTCGACCCGCCACAGTTGCTGCCGGGCGCGCAGCGGCTGGCCGTGCTGTACGCGCCGCCGATGCGGGGCCGGGCCGAGCAGCTGGCGGAGCGGGCCCGGATGGCCGGGGTGACGCCACTGCTGGTCGAGGTGCCGGACGCGGAGGCGGGCAAGCACATCGAGGTCGCCGCCAGCTGCTGGGAACGGCTCGGTGCGGCGGGCTTCACCCGCGCCGACGCCGTCGTCGGTGTGGGTGGCGGCGCGGTTACCGACCTGGCTGGCTTCGTCGCGGCCTGCTGGCTGCGCGGGGTGCGTTGGGTGCCGGTGGCGACGTCGTTGCTGGGCATGGTTGACGCGGCGGTGGGCGGCAAGACCGGGATCAATACCGCCGCCGGCAAGAACCTGGTCGGTGCCTTCCACCCGCCGGCCGGGGTGATCTGCGACCTGGCTGCTCTGGACAGCCTCTCCCCGGCCGACCTGGCCGCGGGAATGGCCGAGGTGATCAAGTGTGGCTTCATCGCCGACCCGGTGATCCTCGAGCTGGTCGAGCGGGACCCCGCCGTCGCCGTTGACCCGGCGGGTCCGGTGCTCCGGGAGCTGATCGAGCGGGCGATCCGGGTCAAGGCGCAGGTCGTCTCCGGTGACCTTCGCGAGTCGGGGGCCCGGGAGATCCTCAACTACGGGCACACCCTGGCGCATGCCATCGAGAAGGTGGAGGGCTACCGCTGGCGGCACGGCCACGCGGTCGCGGTGGGGCTGGTCTACGCGGCGACCCTGGCCCTGCTCGAAGGCCGGCTGGACGCGCAGACCGCGCAGCGGCACCGGGCGGTGGTGGGCGCGCTCGGCCTGCCCACCGGATACCGGGCGGAAGCCTGGCCGGACCTGCTCGCCACGATGCGGGTGGACAAGAAGGCGCGGGGCAGCGTCCTGCGCTTCGTGGTGTTGGCCGGTCTCGCCCACCCCACGATCCTCGAGGCGCCCTCCGACGAACTGCTGCACGCCGCCTACCGGGAGATCGCCGAATGAGGGTGTACGTGCTCAACGGGCCCAATCTCGGCCGCCTGGGCACCCGGCAACCGGAGGTCTACGGTACGACCACCTACGCCGACCTCGTCGAGCTGTGCCAGCAGACCGGGCGGGAGCTGGGGCTGGAGGTGGTCATCCGGCAGACCGACGCCGAACAGGAACTGCTCGGTTGGCTACACGAGGCTGCTGACCTGGGCGCTTGCGTGGTGCTCAATCCCGCGGCCTGGTCGCACTACTCGATCGCGGTACGAGACGCCTGCGCCCTGTTGCGTGCCCCGTTGGTCGAGGTGCACCTCTCCAACATCCACGCCCGGGAGGAGTTCCGGCATCACTCGGTGGTCTCGGCGGTGGCGACCGGGGTGATCTGTGGGCTGGGTGTGGACGGCTACCGCCTGGCTCTGCACCACCTGGCGGCCCGGGCCCGCTGATCGTCGCGAGTCGTCGCTGGGCGCGGGGCGCTGCTGTGGGTGCCGGGGCCGCGGCTTGCTCGGGCGAGCCTGCGGAAGCGCGGCCTAGTAGACTTGCCGGGTCTGTCCGCCACCTTATGATCAAGGCAGGAAATGGCCACCACCAACGACCTGAAAAACGGCATGGTACTCAACCTCGACGGTGAGCTCTGGGCCGTCGTCGAGTTCCAGCACGTCAAGCCCGGAAAGGGTGGTGCGTTCGTGCGCACCACGCTGAAGAACGTGCTCTCCGGCAAGGTGGTCGACAAGACCTTCAATGCGGGCACCAAGGTCGAGACCGCGACCGTTGACAAGCGTACGATGCAGTACCTGTACGCCGACGGCGAGGACTTCGTCTTCATGGACCTGGAGACGTTCGACCAGATCAACGTGCTCGGCGACACGGTCGGCGAGGCCGCGAACTACCTGCTGCCCGAGGCCGAGGCGACTGTCGCCACCCACGAGGGTGTGCCGCTCTACGTGGAGCTGCCGACCAGCGTGGTGCTCGAGATCACCTATACCGAGCCCGGCCTCCAGGGAGACCGTTCGACCGGTGGTAGCAAGCCGGCCACGGTCGAGACCGGCGCGACCGTGCAGGTGCCGCTCTTCATCACCACCGGCGAGAAGATCAAGGTCGACACCCGCGACGGCCGTTACCTCGGCCGCGCCTGATGGCCGAGGGGCCCAAGCAGCAGATGCCGGCGCGTCGCAAGGCGCGCAAACGGGCGCTGGACGTGCTCTTCGAGGCGGACCTGCGGGGCCGTCCACCGGTCGAGGTGCTCGCCGGCTACGTGGAGCGGATCGAGAAGCCCCGACCGGAGCATCTGGGATACGCGGTTGGCCTGGTTGAGGGGGTCGCTGCCCGCCTGGATCGGGTTGACGAGCTGATCGCCAGCTACGCCGAGGGGTGGACGCTGGACCGGATGCCGACTGTTGATCGGAACCTCGCCCGGATCGCGGTCTACGAGCTGCTCTACGTGGACGAGATCGACGACGCGGTAGCGATCAGCGAGGCGGTGGAGTTGGCCCGGCAGATGTCGACCGACGACTCACCGCGATTCCTCAACGGCCTCCTCGGCCGGATTGCGGAGTACGCCACCCGGTAGCCGCGATCCGGGGTTCCGGCTCGGAAGTGAGACAGCCGGAAGCGAGACCGGATAGTCGAAAGGGCCCGTGCCGACCGGCACGGGCCCTTTTCGGGTGCCACTACTCAGGAGGCGAAGAACGCCCGGGGGTCGGCGACGAGGACGCCGTGCTCGTTCAGCCGCTCGATCAGGCCGGACGGCGAGGCGTCGTAGACGATCGCCAGGGCGCGCAGGTCATCGGCGCGGATCGACAGCACCCGGCCGTTGTAGTCGCCGCGCTGCTGCTGAATCGCGCGGGCGTATCGGGCGACGTAGGCGAGGTCCTCCGAGGCCTCGTCGTAGAGCCGCTCGAGGTCCAGCACGATCTTGCTGGTGGGCTCGTGGCGGACGCCACTGCCGTCGGGCAGTAGCTCGGAGACGGGAACACGGTAGAAGTCGGCCAGTTCGGCGAGGCGGGACACGGTGACGGCTCGGTCGCCGCGCTCGTACGAGCCGACCACGACGGCCTTCCACCGTCCGTTGGACTTTTCCTCTACGCCCTGCAGGGACAGGCCCTGCTGCTGGCGAATGGAGCGCAGGCGGGCGCCCAGCGACTTGGCGTACTCAGAGGGCATTCGGACACTCCCAGTGCTGCTCGGGGTTCTCCCGTCGATCGCTACGGAGCGTGACGGTACGGGGATTGCGACAGCCGGTCAAGTGGTCGTGAACTTTCCCGTTTCATCCTGGGGGAGTTGTCCCAGTTTCACCGTTCTGCCGTCGAGTCCTCGGCCGGCGACCGTCGAGACGGTGACCACTGGTAACGTTGCCCGAAGCCCCGGCCCGGTCCGTTCGCGGTTCGCGCCGGTTACTCCGACATCCTTTAACGACCCGTCCCGTGAGGCGGGGAAGGAGGTCTGCCGTGGCGTACCCACCGGCTGCCCACTCACCGACCACCCGACAACCCTCGGTGAAGGTGATTCTCACCAGCGCCGACGTGCAGCGCGTGGTTGACCGCATCGCCCACCAGATCCTCGAGAAGACCCAGGGTGCCCAGCAGACCGTTCTGCTGGGGATCCCCACCCGGGGAGTGCCGCTCGCCCGGCGGCTAGCCGCCCGGATCAGCGCCTTCGAGGGGGTGGATGTCCCGGTCGGTGTCCTCGACATCACCCTCTACCGGGACGACCTGCGTCAGCACGCCACCCGCGCTGTCGGCCCCACCGAGGTCCCCGCCGGCGGCATCGACGGCCGGCGGGTCGTCCTCGTCGACGATGTCCTCTTCTCCGGTCGAACCGTGCGGGCGGCGCTCGACGCGCTGAACGACGTCGGCCGACCAGCGTCGGTCCAGCTCGCCGTCCTGGTCGATCGCGGCCACCGTGAGCTGCCCATCCGCGCCGACTACGTGGGTAAGAACATCCCGACCGCCCTCGCGGAGAGTGTCCGGGTCACCCTCGCGGAGCCCGACGGTGCCGACGAGGTCCGGCTCTACGGGGGTGACCGGTGAGCCCGCGCGGCGCGGCGGGGCGCCATCTGCGGGTCGCGACCGGAGGGGGGCTCGGCGCATGATCCGTCACCTGCTCTCCAGCGCCGACCTGGACGCTGGTACCGCCCTCCAGATCCTGGACACCGCCGCCGAGATGGCCACCGTGGCCGGGCGGGAGGTCAAGAAGCTGCCGGCGCTGCGCGGTCGGACCGTGGTGAACCTCTTCTACGAGGACTCCACCCGGACTCGGATCTCCTTCGAGGCCGCCGCCAAGCGGCTCAGTGCCGACGTGATCAACTTTTCGGTCAAGGGGTCCAGCGTCGCCAAGGGTGAGAGTCTGAAGGACACCGCACTCACCCTCCAGGCGATGGGCGCCGACGCCGTCGTCGTCCGGCACCCCGCCTCCGGTGCCCCGTACCAGCTGGCCGACTGGGTCGACGGCTCCGTCGTCAACGCCGGCGACGGTACGCACGAGCACCCCACCCAGGCGCTACTCGACGCGTACACGATGCGTTCCCGGCTGGGCCGACTCGCCGGCCTGTCGGTGGCGGTGGTCGGTGACGTGCTGCACAGCCGGGTGGCACGCTCCAACGTCCTGCTGCTCTCCACCCTCGGTGCCAAGGTCACCCTGGTCGGTCCGCCTCCGCTGATCCCGGTGGACATCGCGGCGGCCCTCGCGCCCAGCGCCGCCGTCTGCTACGACCTGGACGCGGTGCTGCCGCAGTCGGACGTGGTCATGATGCTGCGGGTGCAGCGGGAGCGCATGAACGACTCCTACTTTCCGTCCGCCCGTGAGTACGCCCGCCGTTACGGCCTGGACGGCTCACGGATGCGGCGGCTGCCGGAGCACGCGATCGTGATGCATCCCGGTCCGATGAACCGGGGCATGGAGATCACCTCCGAGGTGGCCGACTCGCCCCGCTCCACCATTGTCGAACAGGTCGCCAACGGCGTCTCCGTCCGGATGGCCGTCCTCTACCTGCTACTCGGAGGGAACAACCGGTGACCGCGTATCTGATCACCAACGTGAGCGTCCTCGGTGCCGCGCCGACCGACCTGCTCATCCGCGACGGTGTCGTGGCCGAGACCGGCGTGGGCCTGACGGCCTCCGACGCGGTCGTGGTCGACGGCACCGGCCTGGTCGCCCTGCCCGGCCTGGTGGACCTGCACACCCATCTGCGTGAGCCCGGCCGGGAAGACGCCGAGACCGTGGCGACCGGCTCCCGCGCCGCGGCGCTCGGCGGTTTCACCGCCGTCTGCGCGATGGCGAACACCTCCCCGGTGGCCGACACCGCCGGTGTGGTCGAGCAGGTCTGGCGGCTGGGCCGGGAGGCCGGGCTGGTCGACGTGCAGCCGATCGGCGCGGTCACGGTCGGGCTGGCCGGCCAGCGCCTGGCCGAGTTGGGCGCGATGGCCGACTCCGCCGCCCGGGTGCGGATCTTCTCCGACGACGGACACTGCGTCGCCGACCCGCGGTTGATGCGCCGGGCCCTGGAGTACGTGAAGGCGTTCGACGGGATCGTTGCCCAGCACGCCGAGGAGCCACGGCTGACCGAAGGCGCTCAGATGCACGAGGGTGAGATCTCCACCCGCCTTGGCCTGACTGGCTGGCCGGCGGTCGCCGAGGAGGCGATCATCGCCCGGGACGTGCTGCTCGCCGAGCACGTGGGTAGCCGCCTGCACATCTGCCACGTCTCCACGGCCGGCAGCGTCGGGGTGCTGCGGCAGGCCAAGGCCCGCGGCGTTCAGGTCACTGCCGAGGTCACTCCGCACCACCTGTTGTTGACCGACGAGAAGGCGGTTACCTACGACCCGGTCTACAAGGTCAACCCGCCGCTGCGGACCGCCGCCGATGTCGCCGCACTGCGCACCGCGCTGGCCGAGGGGGTCGTGGACATCGTCGCCACCGACCACGCCCCGCACTCCGTGGAGGACAAGGAGTGCGAGTGGGCGTATGCCCGGCCGGGCATGCTCGGCCTGGAGACGGCGCTCTCCATCACGCTGGACGTGCTCGGCCCGCGGTGGGACCTCATCGCCGAGCGGATGTCCCGCACCCCCGCCCGGATCGCTGGCCTCACCGAGCACGGCCACGACCCCGCGCCGGGCGCGCCGGCGAACCTGACCCTGGTGGATCCGGCGGCGCGGCGCGTCGTCGAGCCGACCGAGTTGGCCAGCCGCAGCCGCAACACCCCGTACGCCCGCATGACGCTGCCGGGTCGCATCGTGGCGACCTTCCTGCGCGGCGAGGCGACGGTCCTGGACGGAAAGGCAGTGAAGTGACTCGAGTACGGAGTGCGGTGGGGCAGTGCCGTGTGGCCGGGACTGTGGGGTGCGTGGCATGAGGCGGCGACCGGCGATTCTCGTCCTGGAGGACGGGCGCACGTTCCACGGCGAGGCGTACGGCAGCGTCGGGGAGACCTTCGGTGAAGCGGTCTTCAACACCGGAATGACCGGCTACCAGGAGACGCTCACCGACCCTTCCTACCACCGGCAGGTGGTGGTGCAGACCGCGCCGCACATCGGCAACACCGGGGTCAACGGCGAGGATGACGAGTCCAGCCGGATCTGGGTCGCCGGGTATGTGGTCCGTGACCCCGCCCGGATCGGCTCGAACTGGCGGGCCACCGGTGGCCTGGAGGACCGGCTCACCGCCGAGGGGGTGGTGGGCATCAGCGGTGTGGACACCCGGGCGCTCACCCGGCACCTGCGGGAGCGGGGGGCGATGCGGGTCGGGGTGTCCAGTGTCGAGACCGATCCGCAGGCGTTGTTGGCCCGGGTCCGGCAGGCCCCGCAGATGGTCGGCGCGGACCTCTCCACCGAGGTGACCACCCCGAAACCGTACGTCGTCGGGGCCCAGGGGGAGCACCGGTTCACCGTGGCGGCCCTGGATCTCGGCATCAAGCGGAACGTGCCCCGGCGGCTCGCGGCGCGGGGTGTCACCACCCATGTCCTGCCGGCTCACTCGGGCATCGACGAACTACGGGCCACCGGCGCGGATGCGATCTTCCTCTCGCCCGGCCCTGGTGACCCCGCGACCGCCGACGGTCCGGTTGCCCTGGCTCGCGCGGTGCTCACCGGCGGGGTGCCGCTCTTCGGGATTTGTTTCGGCAGCCAGATCCTGGGTCGGGCGCTGGGATTCGGCACGTACAAGCTCGGCTACGGCCACCGTGGCATCAACCAGCCGGTGCTCGACCGGGCGACCGGCAAGGTCGAGGTGACCAGCCACAACCACGGCTTCGCCGTGGCGTTTCCCG comes from Salinispora tropica CNB-440 and encodes:
- the aroC gene encoding chorismate synthase translates to MLRWLTAGESHGPALVALLEGVPAGVEVTTEEIAGELARRRLGYGRGARMAFEQDEIEIIGGLRHGVTLGSPVAIRVGNSEWPKWRTVMAPDPVDSTELAGQARNAPLTRPRPGHADLAGMQKYGHTDARPILERASARETAARVAVGTVAKALLRQALGIEVVSHVVELGTVATKPGLRPSPADGDRIDADPLRCLDPEASVRMVAEVDAAKKDADTLGGVVEVLAYGVPPGLGSHVQWDRKLDARLATALMSIQAIKGVEIGDGWQQARSRGSVAHDEIIPTATGVRRVTDRAGGLEGGITTGEPLRVRAAMKPISSLNRALSTVDITSGEPATAINQRSDVCAVPAAGVVAEAMVALVLAEAAVEKFGGDSVVEQRRNLAGYLDALVVR
- a CDS encoding shikimate kinase; translated protein: MAPVCVLVGAPGSGKTTVGRALAELLGVEFRDTDLDIEATVGKPISEIFIDEGEAHFRTLERAAVATALATTAGVLALGGGAVLAEETRSALVGHTVVHLSVELPDAVRRVGLGAGRPLLAVNPRATLKYLLEQRRPHYAAVATATVVTDGRTPEQLAVEVAALLPS
- the aroB gene encoding 3-dehydroquinate synthase yields the protein MDKTTRIAVGGDRPYDVLVGRDLLDPPQLLPGAQRLAVLYAPPMRGRAEQLAERARMAGVTPLLVEVPDAEAGKHIEVAASCWERLGAAGFTRADAVVGVGGGAVTDLAGFVAACWLRGVRWVPVATSLLGMVDAAVGGKTGINTAAGKNLVGAFHPPAGVICDLAALDSLSPADLAAGMAEVIKCGFIADPVILELVERDPAVAVDPAGPVLRELIERAIRVKAQVVSGDLRESGAREILNYGHTLAHAIEKVEGYRWRHGHAVAVGLVYAATLALLEGRLDAQTAQRHRAVVGALGLPTGYRAEAWPDLLATMRVDKKARGSVLRFVVLAGLAHPTILEAPSDELLHAAYREIAE
- the aroQ gene encoding type II 3-dehydroquinate dehydratase, whose protein sequence is MRVYVLNGPNLGRLGTRQPEVYGTTTYADLVELCQQTGRELGLEVVIRQTDAEQELLGWLHEAADLGACVVLNPAAWSHYSIAVRDACALLRAPLVEVHLSNIHAREEFRHHSVVSAVATGVICGLGVDGYRLALHHLAARAR
- the efp gene encoding elongation factor P; its protein translation is MATTNDLKNGMVLNLDGELWAVVEFQHVKPGKGGAFVRTTLKNVLSGKVVDKTFNAGTKVETATVDKRTMQYLYADGEDFVFMDLETFDQINVLGDTVGEAANYLLPEAEATVATHEGVPLYVELPTSVVLEITYTEPGLQGDRSTGGSKPATVETGATVQVPLFITTGEKIKVDTRDGRYLGRA
- the nusB gene encoding transcription antitermination factor NusB, producing the protein MPARRKARKRALDVLFEADLRGRPPVEVLAGYVERIEKPRPEHLGYAVGLVEGVAARLDRVDELIASYAEGWTLDRMPTVDRNLARIAVYELLYVDEIDDAVAISEAVELARQMSTDDSPRFLNGLLGRIAEYATR
- a CDS encoding transcriptional regulator; protein product: MPSEYAKSLGARLRSIRQQQGLSLQGVEEKSNGRWKAVVVGSYERGDRAVTVSRLAELADFYRVPVSELLPDGSGVRHEPTSKIVLDLERLYDEASEDLAYVARYARAIQQQRGDYNGRVLSIRADDLRALAIVYDASPSGLIERLNEHGVLVADPRAFFAS
- the pyrR gene encoding bifunctional pyr operon transcriptional regulator/uracil phosphoribosyltransferase PyrR, which encodes MAYPPAAHSPTTRQPSVKVILTSADVQRVVDRIAHQILEKTQGAQQTVLLGIPTRGVPLARRLAARISAFEGVDVPVGVLDITLYRDDLRQHATRAVGPTEVPAGGIDGRRVVLVDDVLFSGRTVRAALDALNDVGRPASVQLAVLVDRGHRELPIRADYVGKNIPTALAESVRVTLAEPDGADEVRLYGGDR
- a CDS encoding aspartate carbamoyltransferase catalytic subunit, with product MIRHLLSSADLDAGTALQILDTAAEMATVAGREVKKLPALRGRTVVNLFYEDSTRTRISFEAAAKRLSADVINFSVKGSSVAKGESLKDTALTLQAMGADAVVVRHPASGAPYQLADWVDGSVVNAGDGTHEHPTQALLDAYTMRSRLGRLAGLSVAVVGDVLHSRVARSNVLLLSTLGAKVTLVGPPPLIPVDIAAALAPSAAVCYDLDAVLPQSDVVMMLRVQRERMNDSYFPSAREYARRYGLDGSRMRRLPEHAIVMHPGPMNRGMEITSEVADSPRSTIVEQVANGVSVRMAVLYLLLGGNNR
- a CDS encoding dihydroorotase; this translates as MTAYLITNVSVLGAAPTDLLIRDGVVAETGVGLTASDAVVVDGTGLVALPGLVDLHTHLREPGREDAETVATGSRAAALGGFTAVCAMANTSPVADTAGVVEQVWRLGREAGLVDVQPIGAVTVGLAGQRLAELGAMADSAARVRIFSDDGHCVADPRLMRRALEYVKAFDGIVAQHAEEPRLTEGAQMHEGEISTRLGLTGWPAVAEEAIIARDVLLAEHVGSRLHICHVSTAGSVGVLRQAKARGVQVTAEVTPHHLLLTDEKAVTYDPVYKVNPPLRTAADVAALRTALAEGVVDIVATDHAPHSVEDKECEWAYARPGMLGLETALSITLDVLGPRWDLIAERMSRTPARIAGLTEHGHDPAPGAPANLTLVDPAARRVVEPTELASRSRNTPYARMTLPGRIVATFLRGEATVLDGKAVK
- the carA gene encoding glutamine-hydrolyzing carbamoyl-phosphate synthase small subunit — its product is MRRRPAILVLEDGRTFHGEAYGSVGETFGEAVFNTGMTGYQETLTDPSYHRQVVVQTAPHIGNTGVNGEDDESSRIWVAGYVVRDPARIGSNWRATGGLEDRLTAEGVVGISGVDTRALTRHLRERGAMRVGVSSVETDPQALLARVRQAPQMVGADLSTEVTTPKPYVVGAQGEHRFTVAALDLGIKRNVPRRLAARGVTTHVLPAHSGIDELRATGADAIFLSPGPGDPATADGPVALARAVLTGGVPLFGICFGSQILGRALGFGTYKLGYGHRGINQPVLDRATGKVEVTSHNHGFAVAFPGAEPGAVVPDRVVETEFGGVEVSHVCLNDNVVEGLRARDVPAFTVQYHPEAAAGPHDADYLFDRFAELIEGRNHSGGRTNA